A genomic region of Stigmatopora nigra isolate UIUO_SnigA chromosome 16, RoL_Snig_1.1, whole genome shotgun sequence contains the following coding sequences:
- the jcada gene encoding uncharacterized protein jcada isoform X2 yields the protein MYSVEDLLISHGYKIPKHSTPSTTPTPTPASTSRPASSSSPPSYIKHHESLGSRPNSRTLNGYERGSRVGYSNTYGIRHPHSYVIGTGCLNNVEPGNRSQSRQEGEIHSQIDTPSFGESLTSDSGFCDGSRGQPIQSKDVSFWRRRGQDFTVLLDYADCHAGGHGEYIRAEGPREARGQELPSEERQRVAQERQRWAAQVQARAKEREAALKQWKMATERKCQSLGTNEWHPAVSFSRQMSRSDGERWAQEQQRLHARTPEGMVVHPRTKAKSQSMPRMLRPESLQYVDTGSCGPDVYRRLNGHPLSHHDLYRAPRWPENGRPASANQLSLTPKPRFTRPPRPPSYEMHQQIRGSCEVLSGRDSVISHSRDRTPLPIIRTGEAPLDYFAQDSGPPGYIPPPSYKRAPVIIGGRRGYGEIAVDYRYRGDMYQQIHVAPDGSHWITRHPAAHWSESPREKCIAVQKHLHHPVCTSQGYPGGGVQYISFDDPRIRHISSPLGGNSLTDADKIRHIRNELPGNTVSEPASCNSAFSPPSVGPFIAAKLASDDNQTSSCDFDNDNKRWHCNLHKATVDNFSATDQNCNTYSKNQLPPPSPSSAFQAPVRRAASRQGSSLDQVFAETITQVKKIVPESGMDNNRNTKRRVSETIFCLVSVPLHTPTNLNKDLSADQNNNDTPRSLTVTNTETFAVGLKETHALRSKSVNEMPIRVHYSHFHTTSTSSLRNSKRAPLRKEIIDAWALQAQEEKEMCYSGSWPGNQYRNQETQTGSPLTVIKSPESQSPPGGQEPVHSASDTTTDSGVGTDNGSSYGYPMAGQKNLNPSSNSAFSRLSNSPPQQSLQPSVQHLSSPSKQQPDSADANPTSPKKSNSSPPEGAEQMAFGQFLLKPVDRRPFDAIGELETINKEMEDTIRKRRHAGRSVDDLDGMNKRNARYKSGTRFATGLEAGRQAMSLAPGLKEKPVIKIRSKSFPSTNELESVDTQVFFRPQTNISLTDRLGGIHGTGVRQAVSVLPQNNNSNGLYRQDIPVPQESLLKDVGLTVYTENPCGHGDTRPHSAQLDPLALSVDFPNESGTVHVKNGGIPQGSSELKYPDEVFTEAKAQLAKRPKSRSEMNLSLNGSRNENYKLPKSKSSPSNIQMTKEVSFLFKDEANDRYSHSESLKYNINETTIADVHLETLLIQEKENALPTEDLTNLYEVKSAKGIPENESIEERAARILGITVPMETLGVSENSTESPLAEKTCFASEKSQSVFEEDKQVILHGPDLEEANVSKLRDGVEENCSQSYSNNYIDVEHKNDNLDQSATVLNLSEFPPCNRPESPIMTSKEKPQPSKAERKGTKPQPSNKFIEAVHDKLNSTASVSATTLGNSTTDRKARFKELDSVSRIRRLSLKGSDSNRASNSEKKDVSRQEYFLKEKPKVEFEEKQGDENGVNALNGRRKEDVVPQLELENASEALRENCRPCEDNEHICKEDGKSREVERTVDFALKAIKEGETDDVEVKAEESEGKVKLNKIDNTDKQDAADVSKSQMTNDIKVGKLPKAKVRTKLQKPPLLPKPRSVPKREITLPLSFSPGTFTSSNVEGEEILNVTDSYDPSRVERV from the exons CctccacaaccccaaccccaactcCTGCATCTACATCCCGCCCAGCGTCTTCTTCTTCACCCCCATCTTACATTAAACACCATGAGAGTTTGGGGAGCAGGCCCAACAGCAGGACACTCAATGGGTATGAAAGAGGGTCCAGAGTGGGATACAGCAATACATATGGAATCAGGCATCCTCATTCCTATGTCATTGGAACTGGCTGTCTCAATAACGTCGAACCTGGCAACAGGAGCCAATCCAGGCAGGAGGGGGAAATCCACAGTCAAATTGACACTCCTTCCTTTGGAGAGTCATTGACCTCAGACAGCGG GTTCTGTGATGGCAGCAGAGGTCAACCGATACAATCCAAGGATGTGTCCTTTTGGAGGAGGCGAGGCCAGGACTTTACTGTTCTGCTGGACTATGCGGACTGCCACGCAGGTGGACATGGGGAGTATATCCGAGCAGAGGGACCTCGAGAAGCAAGAGGTCAAGAGTTACCCTCTGAGGAGCGTCAGCGAGTGGCCCAGGAGCGGCAACGTTGGGCAGCCCAGGTACAGGCTCGTGCTAAAGAAAGGGAGGCAGCTCTAAAACAGTGGAAGATGGCCACTGAGCGGAAGTGCCAGAGCCTGGGGACAAATGAGTGGCACCCAGCTGTCAGTTTTAGTCGCCAGATGTCGCGAAGTGATGGTGAACGTTGGGCACAGGAACAGCAGCGGCTGCACGCCAGGACACCAGAGGGAATGGTAGTCCATCCCAGGACCAAAGCCAAATCCCAGTCCATGCCCAGGATGCTGCGACCAGAGAGCCTGCAATATGTGGACACGGGCTCATGTGGTCCGGACGTGTACAGACGGCTTAATGGACACCCACTGTCACACCACGACCTTTACAGGGCACCCCGCTGGCCGGAGAATGGGAGGCCGGCAAGTGCCAACCAATTATCATTAACGCCAAAGCCTCGCTTCACTCGCCCCCCCAGACCGCCCTCCTATGAAATGCACCAGCAGATTAGGGGAAGCTGTGAAGTCTTGTCTGGGAGAGACTCGGTTATTTCCCACAGCAGGGATAGGACTCCTCTTCCCATCATACGAACAGGTGAAGCTCCATTAGATTATTTTGCACAGGATTCTGGCCCCCCAGGCTACATCCCTCCCCCATCATACAAACGAGCCCCTGTGATTATAGGAGGGCGCCGGGGATATGGTGAAATTGCAGTTGATTACAG GTACAGAGGTGATATGTACCAGCAGATACATGTGGCTCCCGACGGATCACATTGGATTACTCGACATCCAGCAGCTCATTGGTCTGAGTCGCCCAGAGAGAAGTGCATTGCAGTCCAGAAGCACCTACATCATCCTGTATGTACTTCACAAGGGTATCCAGGAGGAGGGGTCCAATATATCTCTTTTGATGATCCACGCATCCGGCACATTTCCTCACCTCTCGGTGGTAATTCCCTCACCGACGCTGATAAAATACGTCACATCCGTAACGAGTTACCCGGCAACACCGTGTCGGAGCCAGCATCCTGCAACAGTGCCTTTTCGCCCCCGTCGGTCGGGCCTTTTATCGCTGCCAAACTGGCTAGCGATGATAATCAGACATCTTCATGTGACTTTGACAATGACAATAAGAGGTGGCACTGCAATTTGCACAAAGCGACTGTCGATAACTTCTCAGCAACTGACCAAAATTGTAATACGTATTCCAAAAACCAACTTCCTCCTCCATCCCCATCTTCAGCCTTCCAGGCCCCAGTAAGAAGGGCAGCATCTCGCCAGGGGTCTAGTCTAGATCAGGTCTTCGCAGAAACCATCACACAAGTGAAAAAAATTGTCCCGGAATCAGGGATGGACAATAACAGAAATACAAAGAGAAGAGTGAGTGAGACCATCTTCTGCCTTGTGTCTGTTCCCCTTCACACACCAACTAACCTTAACAAAGATTTATCAGCAGATCAGAACAACAACGACACACCACGAAGTCTGACTGTGACCAATACGGAGACCTTCGCCGTGGGCCTGAAGGAGACCCACGCCTTGCGAAGCAAGTCGGTGAATGAGATGCCCATCCGAGTCCACTATTCACATTTTCATACCACCAGCACTTCCTCGCTGAGGAATTCCAAGAGGGCTCCTTTAAGAAAGGAGATCATTGATGCTTGGGCACTTCAAGCCCAAGAGGAAAAGGAGATGTGTTATTCCGGCTCCTGGCCTGGAAATCAATACCGAAACCAGGAAACCCAGACTGGCTCACCCTTGACAGTGATCAAAAGTCCTGAATCCCAAAGCCCACCTGGAGGACAAGAGCCTGTCCACTCCGCCTCAGACACAACAACTGATAGTGGTGTAGGAACAGATAATGGTTCCTCCTACGGCTATCCAATGGCTGGCCAGAAAAACCTCAATCCCTCCAGCAACAGCGCCTTTTCCCGACTTAGCAACAGCCCACCCCAGCAATCCTTGCAACCTTCTGTGCAACACCTATCCTCCCCATCCAAACAACAGCCGGATTCAGCAGACGCGAACCCAACCTCTCCAAAGAAGAGCAACTCCAGTCCCCCAGAGGGCGCTGAACAAATGGCTTTTGGTCAGTTCCTCCTCAAGCCAGTTGACCGACGACCATTCGATGCTATTGGTGAGCTGGAGACCATCAATAAGGAGATGGAAGACACAATCAGAAAGAGGCGTCATGCTGGTCGGTCAGTTGATGATTTAGACGGCATGAATAAAAGAAATGCCCGCTATAAATCAGGAACGCGCTTTGCAACTGGCCTTGAAGCAGGCAGACAAGCAATGAGTCTTGCACCTGGACTCAAAGAAAAACCTGTTATCAAAATACGGTCAAAATCATTTCCCTCGACCAATGAGTTGGAATCCGTAGACACACAAGTTTTCTTCAGACCACAGACCAACATATCATTAACAGATAGATTAGGGGGGATCCATGGTACAGGTGTGAGACAAGCTGTGTCCGTATTGCCTCAAAACAATAATTCAAACGGGCTTTATAGGCAGGATATTCCTGTCCCTCAGGAGTCATTGCTAAAGGATGTTGGACTAACGGTTTATACGGAGAATCCATGTGGTCATGGGGACACAAGACCTCACTCGGCCCAGCTTGATCCCTTGGCCTTGTCTGTGGACTTTCCAAATGAGAGTGGCACAGTACATGTGAAAAATGGTGGCATTCCTCAAGGCAGTTCTGAGCTAAAGTATCCAGATGAAGTGTTCACCGAGGCAAAGGCTCAGTTGGCCAAAAGACCAAAAAGCAGAAGTGAGATGAATTTGAGCCTCAATGGAAGCAGAAATGAAAATTATAAATTGCCCAAGAGTAAAAGTTCTCCGTCTAACATTCAGATGACCAAGGAGGTTTCCTTTCTGTTCAAGGATGAGGCCAATGACAGATACAGTCACTCAGAGTCTTTAAAATACAACATAAATGAGACAACAATTGCAGACGTGCACCTTGAGACCTTATTGATTCAAGAGAAAGAGAATGCATTACCCACAGAGGACCTCACAAACCTCTACGAGGTTAAATCTGCAAAGGGAATACCTGAAAATGAATCCATTGAGGAGAGAGCGGCCAGAATCTTGGGTATAACTGTTCCAATGGAGACTTTAGGAGTGTCTGAAAATAGCACAGAAAGCCCCTTAGCAGAGAAAACATGTTTTGCAAGCGAGAAAAGTCAGAGTGTGTTTGAAGAGGACAAGCAAGTCATTTTACATGGACCAGATCTGGAAGAGGCCAATGTGTCAAAACTGAGGGATGGCGTTGAGGAAAATTGCAGTCAAAGCTACAGCAACAATTATATTGATGTTGAGCACAAGAACGATAACTTAGATCAATCAGCAACGGTGTTGAACTTATCTGAATTCCCTCCTTGTAATCGTCCCGAGTCCCCAATAATGACCTCTAAAGAGAAGCCACAACCAAGTAAGGCCGAAAGGAAAGGAACTAAACCACAACCTTCAAATAAATTCATCGAAGCCGTGCACGATAAGCTAAATTCTACTGCCTCAGTATCTGCAACAACTTTGGGCAACTCAACCACGGACAGAAAAGCCCGATTCAAAGAACTAGACTCGGTTTCTCGAATCAGACGCCTAAGCCTAAAAGGGTCTGATTCCAATAGAGCATCTAATTCTGAGAAGAAAGATGTCAGTAGACAGgaatactttttaaaagaaaagccaAAGGTGGAGTTTGAGGAGAAACAAGGAGATGAAAATGGTGTAAATGCACTAAATGGAAGAAGGAAAGAGGATGTGGTTCCTCAACTTGAGCTTGAAAACGCAAGTGAAGCACTCAGAGAGAATTGTCGACCTTGTGAAGACAATGAACATATATGCAAAGAAGATGGGAAATCCAGGGAAGTAGAACGGACTGTTGATTTTGCACTAAAAGCAATAAAAGAAGGAGAGACGGATGATGTCGAAGTAAAGGCAGAGGAATCAGAGGGAAAAGTGAAGCTTAACAAAATTGACAACACAGACAAGCAAGATGCAGCAGACGTTAGCAAAAGTCAAATGACTAACGACATTAAGGTAGGAAAGTTGCCTAAAGCAAAGGTTCGCACGAAGCTGCAGAAACCTCCGCTGCTTCCTAAACCTCGAAGTGTTCCCAAAAGAGAAATAACCTTACCACTCAGTTTTAGTCCTGGGACCTTTACTTCCTCAAATGTGGAGGGTGAGGAAATACTAAATGTCACAG ACTCCTACGACCCAAGTCGAGTGGAGCGAGTGTAA
- the jcada gene encoding uncharacterized protein jcada isoform X1 has protein sequence MYSVEDLLISHGYKIPKHSTPSTTPTPTPASTSRPASSSSPPSYIKHHESLGSRPNSRTLNGYERGSRVGYSNTYGIRHPHSYVIGTGCLNNVEPGNRSQSRQEGEIHSQIDTPSFGESLTSDSGFCDGSRGQPIQSKDVSFWRRRGQDFTVLLDYADCHAGGHGEYIRAEGPREARGQELPSEERQRVAQERQRWAAQVQARAKEREAALKQWKMATERKCQSLGTNEWHPAVSFSRQMSRSDGERWAQEQQRLHARTPEGMVVHPRTKAKSQSMPRMLRPESLQYVDTGSCGPDVYRRLNGHPLSHHDLYRAPRWPENGRPASANQLSLTPKPRFTRPPRPPSYEMHQQIRGSCEVLSGRDSVISHSRDRTPLPIIRTGEAPLDYFAQDSGPPGYIPPPSYKRAPVIIGGRRGYGEIAVDYRYRGDMYQQIHVAPDGSHWITRHPAAHWSESPREKCIAVQKHLHHPVCTSQGYPGGGVQYISFDDPRIRHISSPLGGNSLTDADKIRHIRNELPGNTVSEPASCNSAFSPPSVGPFIAAKLASDDNQTSSCDFDNDNKRWHCNLHKATVDNFSATDQNCNTYSKNQLPPPSPSSAFQAPVRRAASRQGSSLDQVFAETITQVKKIVPESGMDNNRNTKRRVSETIFCLVSVPLHTPTNLNKDLSADQNNNDTPRSLTVTNTETFAVGLKETHALRSKSVNEMPIRVHYSHFHTTSTSSLRNSKRAPLRKEIIDAWALQAQEEKEMCYSGSWPGNQYRNQETQTGSPLTVIKSPESQSPPGGQEPVHSASDTTTDSGVGTDNGSSYGYPMAGQKNLNPSSNSAFSRLSNSPPQQSLQPSVQHLSSPSKQQPDSADANPTSPKKSNSSPPEGAEQMAFGQFLLKPVDRRPFDAIGELETINKEMEDTIRKRRHAGRSVDDLDGMNKRNARYKSGTRFATGLEAGRQAMSLAPGLKEKPVIKIRSKSFPSTNELESVDTQVFFRPQTNISLTDRLGGIHGTGVRQAVSVLPQNNNSNGLYRQDIPVPQESLLKDVGLTVYTENPCGHGDTRPHSAQLDPLALSVDFPNESGTVHVKNGGIPQGSSELKYPDEVFTEAKAQLAKRPKSRSEMNLSLNGSRNENYKLPKSKSSPSNIQMTKEVSFLFKDEANDRYSHSESLKYNINETTIADVHLETLLIQEKENALPTEDLTNLYEVKSAKGIPENESIEERAARILGITVPMETLGVSENSTESPLAEKTCFASEKSQSVFEEDKQVILHGPDLEEANVSKLRDGVEENCSQSYSNNYIDVEHKNDNLDQSATVLNLSEFPPCNRPESPIMTSKEKPQPSKAERKGTKPQPSNKFIEAVHDKLNSTASVSATTLGNSTTDRKARFKELDSVSRIRRLSLKGSDSNRASNSEKKDVSRQEYFLKEKPKVEFEEKQGDENGVNALNGRRKEDVVPQLELENASEALRENCRPCEDNEHICKEDGKSREVERTVDFALKAIKEGETDDVEVKAEESEGKVKLNKIDNTDKQDAADVSKSQMTNDIKVGKLPKAKVRTKLQKPPLLPKPRSVPKREITLPLSFSPGTFTSSNVEGEEILNVTADSYDPSRVERV, from the exons CctccacaaccccaaccccaactcCTGCATCTACATCCCGCCCAGCGTCTTCTTCTTCACCCCCATCTTACATTAAACACCATGAGAGTTTGGGGAGCAGGCCCAACAGCAGGACACTCAATGGGTATGAAAGAGGGTCCAGAGTGGGATACAGCAATACATATGGAATCAGGCATCCTCATTCCTATGTCATTGGAACTGGCTGTCTCAATAACGTCGAACCTGGCAACAGGAGCCAATCCAGGCAGGAGGGGGAAATCCACAGTCAAATTGACACTCCTTCCTTTGGAGAGTCATTGACCTCAGACAGCGG GTTCTGTGATGGCAGCAGAGGTCAACCGATACAATCCAAGGATGTGTCCTTTTGGAGGAGGCGAGGCCAGGACTTTACTGTTCTGCTGGACTATGCGGACTGCCACGCAGGTGGACATGGGGAGTATATCCGAGCAGAGGGACCTCGAGAAGCAAGAGGTCAAGAGTTACCCTCTGAGGAGCGTCAGCGAGTGGCCCAGGAGCGGCAACGTTGGGCAGCCCAGGTACAGGCTCGTGCTAAAGAAAGGGAGGCAGCTCTAAAACAGTGGAAGATGGCCACTGAGCGGAAGTGCCAGAGCCTGGGGACAAATGAGTGGCACCCAGCTGTCAGTTTTAGTCGCCAGATGTCGCGAAGTGATGGTGAACGTTGGGCACAGGAACAGCAGCGGCTGCACGCCAGGACACCAGAGGGAATGGTAGTCCATCCCAGGACCAAAGCCAAATCCCAGTCCATGCCCAGGATGCTGCGACCAGAGAGCCTGCAATATGTGGACACGGGCTCATGTGGTCCGGACGTGTACAGACGGCTTAATGGACACCCACTGTCACACCACGACCTTTACAGGGCACCCCGCTGGCCGGAGAATGGGAGGCCGGCAAGTGCCAACCAATTATCATTAACGCCAAAGCCTCGCTTCACTCGCCCCCCCAGACCGCCCTCCTATGAAATGCACCAGCAGATTAGGGGAAGCTGTGAAGTCTTGTCTGGGAGAGACTCGGTTATTTCCCACAGCAGGGATAGGACTCCTCTTCCCATCATACGAACAGGTGAAGCTCCATTAGATTATTTTGCACAGGATTCTGGCCCCCCAGGCTACATCCCTCCCCCATCATACAAACGAGCCCCTGTGATTATAGGAGGGCGCCGGGGATATGGTGAAATTGCAGTTGATTACAG GTACAGAGGTGATATGTACCAGCAGATACATGTGGCTCCCGACGGATCACATTGGATTACTCGACATCCAGCAGCTCATTGGTCTGAGTCGCCCAGAGAGAAGTGCATTGCAGTCCAGAAGCACCTACATCATCCTGTATGTACTTCACAAGGGTATCCAGGAGGAGGGGTCCAATATATCTCTTTTGATGATCCACGCATCCGGCACATTTCCTCACCTCTCGGTGGTAATTCCCTCACCGACGCTGATAAAATACGTCACATCCGTAACGAGTTACCCGGCAACACCGTGTCGGAGCCAGCATCCTGCAACAGTGCCTTTTCGCCCCCGTCGGTCGGGCCTTTTATCGCTGCCAAACTGGCTAGCGATGATAATCAGACATCTTCATGTGACTTTGACAATGACAATAAGAGGTGGCACTGCAATTTGCACAAAGCGACTGTCGATAACTTCTCAGCAACTGACCAAAATTGTAATACGTATTCCAAAAACCAACTTCCTCCTCCATCCCCATCTTCAGCCTTCCAGGCCCCAGTAAGAAGGGCAGCATCTCGCCAGGGGTCTAGTCTAGATCAGGTCTTCGCAGAAACCATCACACAAGTGAAAAAAATTGTCCCGGAATCAGGGATGGACAATAACAGAAATACAAAGAGAAGAGTGAGTGAGACCATCTTCTGCCTTGTGTCTGTTCCCCTTCACACACCAACTAACCTTAACAAAGATTTATCAGCAGATCAGAACAACAACGACACACCACGAAGTCTGACTGTGACCAATACGGAGACCTTCGCCGTGGGCCTGAAGGAGACCCACGCCTTGCGAAGCAAGTCGGTGAATGAGATGCCCATCCGAGTCCACTATTCACATTTTCATACCACCAGCACTTCCTCGCTGAGGAATTCCAAGAGGGCTCCTTTAAGAAAGGAGATCATTGATGCTTGGGCACTTCAAGCCCAAGAGGAAAAGGAGATGTGTTATTCCGGCTCCTGGCCTGGAAATCAATACCGAAACCAGGAAACCCAGACTGGCTCACCCTTGACAGTGATCAAAAGTCCTGAATCCCAAAGCCCACCTGGAGGACAAGAGCCTGTCCACTCCGCCTCAGACACAACAACTGATAGTGGTGTAGGAACAGATAATGGTTCCTCCTACGGCTATCCAATGGCTGGCCAGAAAAACCTCAATCCCTCCAGCAACAGCGCCTTTTCCCGACTTAGCAACAGCCCACCCCAGCAATCCTTGCAACCTTCTGTGCAACACCTATCCTCCCCATCCAAACAACAGCCGGATTCAGCAGACGCGAACCCAACCTCTCCAAAGAAGAGCAACTCCAGTCCCCCAGAGGGCGCTGAACAAATGGCTTTTGGTCAGTTCCTCCTCAAGCCAGTTGACCGACGACCATTCGATGCTATTGGTGAGCTGGAGACCATCAATAAGGAGATGGAAGACACAATCAGAAAGAGGCGTCATGCTGGTCGGTCAGTTGATGATTTAGACGGCATGAATAAAAGAAATGCCCGCTATAAATCAGGAACGCGCTTTGCAACTGGCCTTGAAGCAGGCAGACAAGCAATGAGTCTTGCACCTGGACTCAAAGAAAAACCTGTTATCAAAATACGGTCAAAATCATTTCCCTCGACCAATGAGTTGGAATCCGTAGACACACAAGTTTTCTTCAGACCACAGACCAACATATCATTAACAGATAGATTAGGGGGGATCCATGGTACAGGTGTGAGACAAGCTGTGTCCGTATTGCCTCAAAACAATAATTCAAACGGGCTTTATAGGCAGGATATTCCTGTCCCTCAGGAGTCATTGCTAAAGGATGTTGGACTAACGGTTTATACGGAGAATCCATGTGGTCATGGGGACACAAGACCTCACTCGGCCCAGCTTGATCCCTTGGCCTTGTCTGTGGACTTTCCAAATGAGAGTGGCACAGTACATGTGAAAAATGGTGGCATTCCTCAAGGCAGTTCTGAGCTAAAGTATCCAGATGAAGTGTTCACCGAGGCAAAGGCTCAGTTGGCCAAAAGACCAAAAAGCAGAAGTGAGATGAATTTGAGCCTCAATGGAAGCAGAAATGAAAATTATAAATTGCCCAAGAGTAAAAGTTCTCCGTCTAACATTCAGATGACCAAGGAGGTTTCCTTTCTGTTCAAGGATGAGGCCAATGACAGATACAGTCACTCAGAGTCTTTAAAATACAACATAAATGAGACAACAATTGCAGACGTGCACCTTGAGACCTTATTGATTCAAGAGAAAGAGAATGCATTACCCACAGAGGACCTCACAAACCTCTACGAGGTTAAATCTGCAAAGGGAATACCTGAAAATGAATCCATTGAGGAGAGAGCGGCCAGAATCTTGGGTATAACTGTTCCAATGGAGACTTTAGGAGTGTCTGAAAATAGCACAGAAAGCCCCTTAGCAGAGAAAACATGTTTTGCAAGCGAGAAAAGTCAGAGTGTGTTTGAAGAGGACAAGCAAGTCATTTTACATGGACCAGATCTGGAAGAGGCCAATGTGTCAAAACTGAGGGATGGCGTTGAGGAAAATTGCAGTCAAAGCTACAGCAACAATTATATTGATGTTGAGCACAAGAACGATAACTTAGATCAATCAGCAACGGTGTTGAACTTATCTGAATTCCCTCCTTGTAATCGTCCCGAGTCCCCAATAATGACCTCTAAAGAGAAGCCACAACCAAGTAAGGCCGAAAGGAAAGGAACTAAACCACAACCTTCAAATAAATTCATCGAAGCCGTGCACGATAAGCTAAATTCTACTGCCTCAGTATCTGCAACAACTTTGGGCAACTCAACCACGGACAGAAAAGCCCGATTCAAAGAACTAGACTCGGTTTCTCGAATCAGACGCCTAAGCCTAAAAGGGTCTGATTCCAATAGAGCATCTAATTCTGAGAAGAAAGATGTCAGTAGACAGgaatactttttaaaagaaaagccaAAGGTGGAGTTTGAGGAGAAACAAGGAGATGAAAATGGTGTAAATGCACTAAATGGAAGAAGGAAAGAGGATGTGGTTCCTCAACTTGAGCTTGAAAACGCAAGTGAAGCACTCAGAGAGAATTGTCGACCTTGTGAAGACAATGAACATATATGCAAAGAAGATGGGAAATCCAGGGAAGTAGAACGGACTGTTGATTTTGCACTAAAAGCAATAAAAGAAGGAGAGACGGATGATGTCGAAGTAAAGGCAGAGGAATCAGAGGGAAAAGTGAAGCTTAACAAAATTGACAACACAGACAAGCAAGATGCAGCAGACGTTAGCAAAAGTCAAATGACTAACGACATTAAGGTAGGAAAGTTGCCTAAAGCAAAGGTTCGCACGAAGCTGCAGAAACCTCCGCTGCTTCCTAAACCTCGAAGTGTTCCCAAAAGAGAAATAACCTTACCACTCAGTTTTAGTCCTGGGACCTTTACTTCCTCAAATGTGGAGGGTGAGGAAATACTAAATGTCACAG CAGACTCCTACGACCCAAGTCGAGTGGAGCGAGTGTAA